The following are from one region of the Aspergillus luchuensis IFO 4308 DNA, chromosome 4, nearly complete sequence genome:
- a CDS encoding putative AMP-binding enzyme (COG:I;~EggNog:ENOG410PFW5;~InterPro:IPR042099,IPR000873,IPR020845;~PFAM:PF00501), with amino-acid sequence MLFSQQPLHLTRADELRQSPPKGTPYSVALPGTEKPGRSKVYRAWNATEGVLKSLDPQILTAHDIFESTANRLPKNHCLGWRPYNPTTKTYGPYQWLDYQTVQKRRAAFGAGLVELHHKHECSRPGQYGIGLWCQNRPEWQITDLACMSQSLYSVSIYDVLAPDATEYIINHAELACVVTSLPHIPTLLRLKPQLPNLKIIVSLDPLDGGEEAGHSKRALLESMAAGQDVSIYTIGQVEELGASVDRPCKPPAPSDTITINYTSGTTGPPKGVVLAHENAVASASGALINSIQKPGDTIISYLPLAHIYARMSEHAAFWAGARIGYFHGNILELVDDLKLLKPTGFISVPRLYTRFGNAIRASTVEAPGFRGALSRHIVATKTANLKNPDLSKATGKHALYDRIWAKKVAAAIGLDRTRMLASGSAPLDPSLHQFLRVALGVDVVQGYGLTETYAMACVQSIADLTAGHCGGLIPSTEACLVSLPDMEYSVDDKPYPRGELMLRGANVFREYFKDPEETAKAVTEDGWFRTGDVCKIDEMGRIVIIDRRKNVLKLAQGEYISPERLEGVYMAEMGYLAQGYVHGDSVQTFLVAIFGVQPDTFAVFASKVLGRTIEATDIEGIKSVLNDTKIRKAVLRDLSRIAKKHKLAGYERIKNCALMIDPFTIENNLLTPTLKLKRPPTTKKYRQVLDDLYAEALAEESAPKAKL; translated from the exons ATGCTATTCtctcaacaacctctccatcTTACTCGCGCCGATGAGTTGCGACAAAGCCCTCCCAAGGGCACTCCCTACTCGGTTGCCTTGCCTGGAACGGAGAAGCCGGGTCGGAGTAAGGTTTATCGGGCCTGGAATGCGACTGAGGGCGTCCTGAAGTCGTTGGATCCTCAA ATCCTTACTGCACACGATATCTTCGAGTCCACTGCAAACAGATTGCCGAAGAACCACTGCCTAGGTTGGCGTCCGTACAATCCCACGACCAAGACCTACGGTCCATATCAATGGTTGGATTATCAGACGGTACAAAAGCGACGGGCTGCGTTCGGCGCAGGTCTAGTGGAGCTACATCACAAGCACGAGTGCAGCCGTCCTGGCCAGTATGGTATTGGTCTATGGTGTCAGAACCGCCCCGAGTGGCAGATAACTG ACTTGGCGTGCATGTCGCAAAGCCTGTATTCGGTCTCCATCTACGATGTCCTTGCCCCAGATGCGACAGAATATATCATCAACCACGCGGAGTTGGCCTGCGTTGTGACCTCGCTGCCGCACATTCCGACCCTGCTCCGGCTGAAGCCCCAATTGCCTAACCTCAAGATCATTGTCAGCTTGGACCCCCTGGACGGCGGTGAAGAGGCTGGTCACTCGAAGCGTGCTTTGCTTGAGTCAATGGCTGCCGGGCAAGATGTCTCCATCTACACCATAGGCCAGGTTGAAGAGTTGGGTGCTTCGGTTGACCGTCCCTGCAAACCTCCAGCCCCCTCCGACACCATTACCATCAACTATACGTCTGGTACTACCGGCCCTCCGAAGGGTGTAGTCCTCGCACATGAGAATGCCGTCGCCTCCGCTTCAGGTGCGCTCATTAACAGCATACAAAAACCAGGCGACACCATTATATCGTATCTGCCGTTGGCTCACATCTATGCTCGGATGTCTGAGCATGCGGCCTTTTGGGCAGGAGCCCGGATTGGGTACTTCCACGGAAACATCTTAGAGCTCGTTGACGATCTCAAGCTGCTCAAGCCAACCGGATTCATATCTGTTCCACGCCTCTACACTCGATTCGGAAATGCCATCCGCGCCTCGACTGTTGAGGCTCCTGGCTTTAGAGGTGCACTGTCGAGGCACATCGTCGCCACAAAGACCGCGAACTTAAAGAACCCTGACCTTAGCAAAGCCACAGGGAAACATGCCTTGTATGATCGGATCTGGGCGAAGAAGGTCGCAGCTGCCATCGGGTTGGACCGCACTAGAATGCTGGCTTCCGGATCGGCGCCTCTGGACCCTTCACTCCACCAATTCCTCCGGGTTGCTCTTGGTGTCGACGTTGTTCAGGGCTATGGTTTGACTGAGACTTATGCCATGGCATGTGTACAGTCCATCGCGGACCTGACAGCTGGCCACTGTGGTGGGCTGATTCCTTCTACCGAGGCTTGCTTGGTGTCTCTACCGGATATGGAGTATTCCGTTGACGACAAGCCGTACCCTCGGGGAGAACTCATGTTGCGAGGTGCGAACGTCTTCCGCGAGTATTTCAAGGACCCTGAGGAAACAGCCAAAGCAGTGACcgaggatggatggttccGGACCGGCGATGTCTGCAAGATTGACGAGATGGGCCGTATCGTCATCATTGACCGCCGGAAGAATGTTCTGAAGCTGGCACAGGGAGAGTATATCTCTCCGGAACGGCTCGAGGGTGTCTATATGGCGGAAATGGGCTACTTGGCCCAGGGCTATGTCCATGGTGATAGTGTCCAGACGTTCCTGGTGGCTATCTTTGGAGTCCAGCCCGATACCTTCGCTGTGTTTGCCAGCAAGGTGCTTGGCCGCACCATTGAGGCTACAGACATCGAGGGCATCAAATCGGTTCTCAACGACACCAAGATCCGTAAAGCTGTATTGAGAGACCTCAGTCGGATTgccaagaagcacaagcTTGCAGGATATGAGAGAATCAAGAACTGCGCACTGATGATTGACCCGTTCACCATCGAGAACAACCTGCTTACGCCGAC GCTAAAGCTGAAGCGTCCGCCCACCACAAAGAAATACCGTCAGGTCTTGGACGATCTCTATGCCGAGGCATTGGCTGAAGAGTCTGCCCCCAAGGCTAAGCTATGA